From one Desulfocurvus vexinensis DSM 17965 genomic stretch:
- a CDS encoding NAD(P)H-dependent oxidoreductase → MNILVLLAHPAPGSLNHAIAAAAVAALEAEGHAVTFHDLCAEGFDPLLPDGESARGADLPPEVRAHCAELAAAEGIVVVHPNWWGMPPAVLKGWIDRVVRVDVAYRFVPGDGGEGVPEGLLRARRAVVFNTSNTQAEREAAVFGDPLDTLWKNCVFGLCGVHDVHRRTFGVVCLSDAAQRARWLEEVDGTMRRLFPRQGPEAPGA, encoded by the coding sequence GTGAACATCCTGGTCCTCCTCGCCCACCCCGCGCCGGGCAGCCTGAACCACGCCATCGCCGCCGCCGCCGTGGCCGCCCTCGAAGCCGAGGGCCACGCCGTGACCTTCCACGACCTCTGCGCCGAGGGCTTCGACCCCCTGCTGCCCGACGGGGAGAGCGCGCGCGGGGCGGACCTGCCGCCCGAGGTGCGCGCCCACTGCGCCGAGCTGGCCGCCGCCGAGGGCATCGTCGTCGTGCATCCCAACTGGTGGGGCATGCCGCCCGCCGTGCTCAAGGGCTGGATCGACCGCGTGGTGCGCGTGGACGTGGCCTACCGTTTCGTGCCCGGCGACGGGGGCGAGGGCGTGCCCGAAGGGCTCTTGCGCGCCCGGCGCGCCGTGGTCTTCAATACGTCCAACACCCAGGCCGAGCGCGAGGCCGCCGTGTTCGGCGACCCGCTGGACACGTTGTGGAAGAACTGCGTCTTCGGCCTGTGCGGTGTGCACGACGTGCACCGCCGGACCTTCGGGGTGGTCTGCCTGTCCGATGCGGCCCAGCGCGCGCGCTGGCTGGAGGAGGTGGACGGCACCATGCGCAGGCTGTTCCCGCGCCAGGGGCCGGAGGCGCCGGGAGCCTAG
- a CDS encoding DNA translocase FtsK encodes MLREIAAMALLFWAVALMASLVTYSPADPSFNNAVSPGYRVVNAVGLLGAYSADLLVVLLGLGAFLVPVAFAMLALGNFVPRLFPPWWRWTGLGLLLLCVMGLGAADWARGSLRVGAVAGGGLLGTVLHTQALYYLRPLGAGLLGAFALAAALQLLIGLTWGGFLRRVRGQLLDLGRALAQRRSSRQRAAASAQDADRQRALAADDQELPVLRKRAKPAKALPAQPAAAPAPLPAEAARAAGPPPLDFLRLPPADGPAIPKDVLDAQARSLESCLNDFGIQGEVQDVVPGPVVTMFEYKPAPGVKISRIAGLSDDLALALKASAVRIEAPLAGRDTVGVEIPNARRQTVYLREIMQSAAFTGSDSLLTLALGKDIHGRPHVADLARMPHLLVAGATGQGKSVCLNSILLSFLYKAAPEQVKLLLVDPKRIELSVYADIPHLVHPVVTDMALAKNALDWAVYEMEKRYDAMARLGVRNIEGYNRKLETLPAGQAAEFADLAPLPLLVIVIDELADLMLTARKEVETSIVRLAQLARAAGIHMIIATQRPSVDVVTGLIKANFPSRIAFTVTSPQDSRTILDTVGANHLLGKGDMLFKPGGGKTVRLHGALVDEEEIGRVIEFWKARAEPQYGLDFGEWSREAQNAQDAGDEGGGGGGEGIPDDPVYPEAVAFVMEQGKASISLIQRRFRIGFNRAARFVEQMEQDGVIGPADGAKPRTVLKG; translated from the coding sequence CTGCTCCGGGAAATCGCGGCCATGGCCCTGTTGTTCTGGGCCGTGGCGCTCATGGCGTCCCTGGTGACGTACAGCCCCGCCGACCCGAGTTTCAACAACGCCGTCAGCCCGGGCTACCGGGTGGTCAACGCCGTGGGCCTGCTGGGGGCCTACTCGGCGGACCTGCTGGTGGTGCTCCTGGGCCTGGGGGCTTTCCTGGTGCCCGTGGCCTTCGCCATGCTGGCCTTGGGCAACTTCGTGCCCCGGCTGTTCCCGCCGTGGTGGCGCTGGACGGGCTTGGGGCTGCTGCTGCTGTGCGTCATGGGCCTTGGCGCCGCCGACTGGGCGCGCGGCTCCCTGCGCGTGGGCGCCGTGGCGGGCGGCGGGCTGCTGGGCACGGTGCTGCATACCCAGGCCCTGTACTACCTGCGGCCCCTGGGCGCGGGGCTGCTGGGGGCCTTTGCCCTGGCCGCCGCCCTGCAACTGCTCATCGGCCTGACCTGGGGCGGGTTCCTGCGCCGCGTGCGCGGGCAGCTGCTCGACCTGGGCCGCGCCCTGGCCCAGCGCCGCAGCAGCCGCCAGCGCGCCGCCGCCTCCGCCCAGGACGCCGACCGCCAGCGCGCCCTGGCCGCAGACGACCAGGAGCTGCCCGTGCTGCGCAAGCGCGCGAAACCGGCCAAGGCCCTGCCCGCGCAGCCCGCCGCCGCCCCGGCCCCGCTTCCGGCCGAGGCCGCCCGCGCAGCCGGGCCGCCGCCGCTGGACTTCCTGCGCCTGCCCCCGGCGGACGGTCCGGCCATCCCCAAGGACGTGCTCGACGCCCAGGCCCGCAGCCTGGAATCGTGCCTGAACGACTTCGGCATCCAGGGCGAGGTGCAGGACGTGGTGCCCGGCCCGGTGGTGACCATGTTCGAGTACAAACCCGCCCCGGGAGTCAAGATCAGCCGCATCGCGGGCCTGTCCGACGATCTGGCCCTGGCCCTCAAGGCCTCGGCGGTGCGCATCGAGGCGCCCCTGGCCGGGCGCGACACCGTGGGCGTGGAGATCCCCAACGCCCGGCGCCAGACGGTCTACCTGCGCGAAATCATGCAGTCCGCCGCCTTCACCGGGTCGGACTCGCTGCTGACCCTGGCCCTGGGCAAGGACATCCACGGCCGCCCGCATGTGGCCGACCTGGCGCGCATGCCGCACCTGCTCGTGGCGGGCGCCACGGGCCAGGGCAAGAGCGTATGCCTGAACTCCATCCTGCTGTCTTTCCTGTATAAAGCCGCTCCGGAACAGGTCAAGCTGCTGTTGGTGGACCCCAAGCGCATCGAGCTGTCGGTCTATGCGGACATCCCGCATCTGGTGCACCCCGTGGTCACGGACATGGCCCTGGCCAAGAACGCCCTGGACTGGGCCGTGTACGAGATGGAGAAGCGCTACGACGCCATGGCCCGCCTGGGCGTGCGCAACATCGAGGGCTACAACCGCAAGCTGGAGACCCTGCCCGCCGGGCAGGCCGCCGAGTTCGCGGACCTCGCGCCCCTGCCGCTCTTGGTCATCGTCATCGACGAGCTGGCCGACCTGATGCTCACGGCGCGCAAGGAGGTGGAGACCTCCATCGTGCGCCTGGCGCAGCTGGCGCGCGCGGCGGGCATCCACATGATCATCGCCACCCAGCGGCCCTCGGTGGACGTGGTCACCGGGCTCATCAAGGCCAACTTCCCCAGCCGCATCGCCTTCACCGTGACCTCCCCGCAGGATTCGCGGACCATCCTGGACACCGTGGGCGCCAACCACCTGCTGGGCAAGGGCGACATGCTCTTCAAGCCCGGTGGCGGCAAGACCGTGCGCCTGCACGGCGCCCTGGTGGACGAGGAGGAGATCGGGCGGGTCATCGAGTTCTGGAAGGCCCGGGCCGAGCCGCAGTACGGCCTGGACTTCGGCGAATGGTCGCGCGAGGCGCAAAACGCCCAGGACGCTGGCGACGAAGGCGGCGGCGGGGGCGGGGAGGGCATCCCCGACGACCCGGTCTACCCCGAGGCTGTGGCCTTTGTCATGGAGCAGGGCAAGGCCTCCATTTCCCTCATCCAGCGCCGCTTCCGCATCGGCTTCAACCGCGCCGCGCGCTTCGTGGAGCAGATGGAGCAGGACGGGGTTATCGGCCCGGCGGACGGCGCCAAACCCCGCACGGTGCTCAAGGGCTGA
- a CDS encoding L-2-amino-thiazoline-4-carboxylic acid hydrolase, producing the protein MTTAPAVQPAITQLERRRIEAEMLADVHAALCEVMPGPEAVAAIARATARAAHRAGAAFAAAAPGGPGLEHFAGVVDVWRAGGALDVQDVALDARTLRLTVTRCAYAELYIREMGLAPELAQALSCSRDAAFARGYSPRLHMERSRTIAQGAPHCAFLYRWDG; encoded by the coding sequence GACCACCGCCCCCGCCGTCCAGCCCGCGATCACCCAGCTTGAGCGTCGCCGCATCGAGGCCGAGATGCTGGCCGATGTCCACGCCGCGTTGTGCGAGGTCATGCCCGGCCCCGAGGCCGTGGCGGCCATCGCCCGGGCCACGGCCCGCGCCGCGCACAGGGCCGGGGCGGCCTTTGCCGCCGCCGCGCCCGGGGGGCCGGGCCTGGAGCATTTCGCGGGGGTGGTGGATGTCTGGCGCGCCGGGGGCGCCCTGGATGTGCAGGACGTGGCCCTGGATGCCCGGACCCTGCGCCTGACCGTGACGCGCTGCGCCTACGCTGAGCTGTACATCCGGGAAATGGGCCTTGCGCCGGAGCTGGCTCAGGCCCTGTCGTGCTCGCGCGACGCGGCCTTCGCCCGGGGCTACTCGCCCCGGCTGCACATGGAGCGTTCCCGGACCATCGCCCAGGGCGCGCCGCACTGCGCCTTCCTCTACCGCTGGGACGGCTAG